Proteins encoded together in one Chelonoidis abingdonii isolate Lonesome George chromosome 1, CheloAbing_2.0, whole genome shotgun sequence window:
- the LOC116837065 gene encoding histone H2A type 1-like has protein sequence MSETESESEHSDETLDAKQAKAKITRSSRAGLLFSVSRIDRLLRKGQFADRVGAGAPVYMAAVLQYLTHEIVDIAGEVAARSKKRRISPRHLQLAIHSDSELKKLLGGVTISQGGVLPLNQSVVLTSKKRNGRRAIKRRLAPVPVPVK, from the coding sequence ATGTCTGAGACTGAGTCTGAGTCTGAGCACTCTGATGAGACCTTAGACGCAAAGCAGGCTAAGGCCAAAATCACCCGCTCTTCCCGGGCTGGGCTGCTGTTCTCTGTCAGTCGCATAGACAGACTGCTCCGCAAAGGACAGTTTGCAGATCGTGTTGGAGCTGGAGCCCCAGTTTATATGGCCGCAGTGCTTCAATACCTGACTCACGAGATTGTGGATATTGCTGGGGAAGTTGCTGCACGCAGCAAGAAGCGTCGAATTTCCCCACGGCACTTGCAGCTGGCCATCCACAGTGACTCAGAGCTCAAGAAACTGCTGGGAGGTGTCACCATCTCTCAGGGTGGGGTCCTGCCCTTAAATCAGTCTGTAGTTTTAACTTCCAAGAAGAGGAATGGCAGGAGAGCCATCAAGAGAAGACTTGCCCCTGTTCCTGTCCCTGTTAAGTGA